The Priestia megaterium genome has a window encoding:
- a CDS encoding MerR family transcriptional regulator — MHEKNKDEVVYTLKDTVKLTGLSVDLIRLYEKEFNLQIQRTEGGHRRYNKQNIDLLTEIKKRIQEQNWSYKMINQWLQGEIVPETVEVQSNLEKKVQSLEEKVQELLNRSEKDEQFQLALIQRLDEQGSLIKKLTEKLDHQDKYIENNLEKRDEKLTSAIREISDTKKLIAAAQENLDSKPKGFWSKIFGG; from the coding sequence ATGCATGAAAAAAATAAAGATGAAGTAGTCTATACTTTGAAAGACACAGTAAAGCTAACTGGATTAAGTGTAGATCTTATTCGCTTATATGAAAAAGAATTCAATCTCCAAATTCAACGAACAGAAGGCGGACATAGGCGCTATAACAAACAAAACATCGATTTATTAACTGAAATAAAAAAAAGAATTCAAGAGCAAAACTGGAGCTATAAGATGATAAACCAGTGGCTTCAAGGAGAAATTGTACCGGAGACAGTGGAAGTTCAATCAAACCTTGAAAAAAAAGTACAATCCCTTGAAGAAAAAGTTCAAGAGTTGCTTAATCGCTCTGAAAAAGATGAGCAATTTCAATTAGCGCTTATCCAACGACTAGATGAACAAGGAAGCCTTATAAAGAAACTTACAGAAAAACTAGACCACCAAGACAAATACATTGAAAACAATCTAGAGAAACGCGATGAGAAATTGACTAGTGCCATACGTGAAATTAGTGATACAAAAAAACTTATCGCGGCCGCCCAAGAAAATCTTGATTCAAAACCAAAAGGATTCTGGAGTAAGATTTTTGGGGGTTAA
- a CDS encoding transcriptional regulator, with protein sequence MSTTRMLTTEEFDYMKNYQSFIENRSQHQSMKRKLLKEIINLYGEKFYRLHEGTRKALDRFCWFAAEKGFCFPGSTYLGKTYEKSKGTIDRHLKELRKQGQIITVYRRCPRNNGKGNPVHLFVNHPFFNHWVKYLQLDLESNVEADVKTENTENAWESKSKDTKKQSTYNLSLKDLNKYIRSDVNFKLSSDYVPSYIPKSFKNAVTPFFSCADDIYDLWRKVRLAYKASCLEKPLEDLSFLPVQAFKETVFAYKSNRIKTNFAAYFFGTIRGIFVIERRKEVQRNGGSRIFYNFLDS encoded by the coding sequence ATGTCTACTACGCGTATGCTTACGACAGAAGAATTTGATTATATGAAAAATTATCAGAGTTTCATAGAAAACCGTTCTCAACATCAATCAATGAAACGAAAATTACTTAAAGAAATTATCAACCTTTACGGAGAGAAATTTTACCGTCTCCACGAAGGAACTAGAAAAGCTTTAGACCGGTTTTGTTGGTTTGCTGCAGAAAAAGGATTTTGCTTTCCTGGTAGTACATATTTAGGTAAAACCTACGAAAAGTCAAAAGGAACAATCGATCGTCATTTAAAAGAACTACGAAAACAAGGACAAATTATTACTGTATATCGTCGTTGCCCTCGTAACAATGGAAAGGGAAATCCAGTGCACTTATTTGTGAACCACCCTTTTTTTAATCACTGGGTTAAGTATTTACAGCTTGACTTAGAGTCTAATGTTGAAGCAGATGTTAAAACAGAAAATACTGAGAACGCTTGGGAGAGTAAGAGTAAAGACACAAAAAAACAGTCTACCTATAATTTATCTTTAAAAGATTTAAATAAATATATACGTAGTGATGTTAATTTTAAACTCTCGTCTGATTATGTACCATCTTACATACCAAAATCTTTTAAAAATGCTGTAACACCTTTTTTTTCATGTGCAGATGATATTTATGATTTATGGAGAAAAGTCCGATTAGCTTACAAAGCGAGTTGTTTAGAAAAGCCCCTGGAAGATTTAAGTTTCCTTCCTGTTCAAGCGTTTAAAGAGACTGTTTTTGCTTATAAAAGCAATCGTATAAAAACTAACTTTGCAGCTTATTTTTTTGGAACGATTAGAGGAATATTTGTGATTGAGCGTAGAAAAGAAGTTCAGCGAAACGGTGGGAGTAGGATTTTTTATAACTTTTTAGACTCCTAA
- a CDS encoding sulfotransferase family 2 domain-containing protein has translation MDEKVVIFMHIPKTGGTTLNNIFKKFYSENEIYDHVPLEEMNKQFSQLKEEDKKNIKAISGHHFYGIHEFFSQPYVYFSMMRHPVERVISLYFFLKSYPGYYEENMKHMSFEDYLDWDPQATNGQTKQICGVKSQLSVEKAKENLLEFGSIGITEMFNESLLLLKKKFKWGNIKYKKVNVTKSRPLLNEVPIDIIKKIEKHNELDIELFQYIKSNFIKQINDL, from the coding sequence ATGGATGAAAAAGTTGTTATCTTTATGCACATTCCTAAAACAGGGGGAACCACACTTAATAATATTTTTAAAAAGTTCTACTCTGAAAATGAAATATACGATCATGTTCCTTTAGAAGAGATGAATAAACAGTTTAGCCAATTAAAAGAAGAAGATAAAAAAAACATAAAAGCTATATCCGGCCATCATTTCTATGGAATACATGAATTTTTTTCTCAACCCTATGTTTATTTTAGTATGATGCGTCATCCGGTTGAGCGTGTCATATCATTATATTTTTTTTTGAAATCGTATCCAGGGTATTATGAAGAGAACATGAAACATATGTCTTTTGAAGACTACCTTGATTGGGACCCTCAAGCTACAAATGGCCAAACTAAACAAATTTGCGGGGTGAAATCTCAACTAAGCGTAGAGAAAGCGAAAGAAAACTTGCTGGAATTTGGATCAATAGGAATAACAGAAATGTTTAACGAATCGCTTCTGCTACTAAAGAAAAAATTCAAATGGGGAAATATTAAATATAAGAAGGTGAATGTGACAAAATCTCGCCCTTTGCTCAACGAAGTCCCCATTGATATCATTAAGAAAATAGAAAAGCACAATGAGTTGGATATAGAGCTGTTTCAGTATATAAAATCTAATTTCATCAAACAAATAAATGATTTATAG
- a CDS encoding replication initiation protein produces the protein MKKTTVVQPYDLESINIKNWVTKSNILIESTYKLSLQEQRILLIMASKVQPNDETLKTYRFRAKDFIEIVGNKKGTGFYSYLKEIVNGLQTKILTIKEKGRQRNYNWVITSIYEENEGYITLQFHPSLKYLFLELKEKFTSYQLENVVRLNSVYSIRIYELLKQYERLRKRELTLEELRHFLAIEPTKYKQYGHFKSKVLAVAQKEINNKTDIHFEFVEIKTGRKVTSIEFIITSSPALSGSSSTQEKKLELNQSFSKLEDNTNSLENDLAGLGVKPEKIEWLLSEFTQEHLERNIRYTQDRLITGDVTHPHSYVVKAIQKDYAQVSQESKRINSKKGAKKELVPDFIAQARDKEQILKDATLKEKQESFLKENGTQIEFEEKLLQFQELKRMLILSSDQPTQEEIKKAQEAGLQEVIRNMEEDYSKREKLGLEPRIVKDFKNKELKKMYKNFLQSKVLNRN, from the coding sequence ATGAAGAAAACGACTGTCGTTCAACCATATGATCTGGAAAGTATAAATATAAAAAATTGGGTAACTAAATCAAACATCCTCATTGAGAGTACATATAAATTGTCTTTACAAGAGCAAAGAATTCTTTTAATCATGGCATCTAAAGTGCAGCCTAATGATGAAACGTTGAAGACCTATAGATTTCGAGCTAAAGACTTTATCGAAATCGTAGGCAATAAAAAAGGAACAGGTTTTTACTCTTACTTAAAAGAAATCGTGAATGGCCTTCAAACAAAAATTCTTACGATAAAAGAAAAAGGCAGACAAAGAAATTACAACTGGGTAATTACGTCTATTTATGAAGAAAACGAAGGATACATAACATTACAATTTCATCCTAGCTTAAAGTATCTGTTTTTAGAGCTTAAGGAAAAATTTACATCGTATCAATTAGAGAATGTAGTGAGACTCAATTCGGTCTATTCCATTCGTATATATGAGTTGCTTAAGCAATATGAGCGTCTGCGAAAAAGGGAACTCACTCTTGAAGAATTACGTCATTTTTTAGCTATTGAACCTACCAAGTATAAACAGTATGGCCATTTTAAAAGCAAAGTATTAGCAGTAGCTCAAAAAGAAATCAATAATAAAACGGATATCCACTTTGAATTCGTGGAAATAAAAACTGGTAGAAAAGTAACGTCCATAGAATTTATTATTACCAGTTCGCCTGCATTGAGTGGTTCTAGCTCTACTCAAGAGAAAAAACTAGAATTAAATCAATCCTTCTCGAAATTAGAAGACAACACAAACAGCCTTGAGAATGATTTAGCAGGCTTAGGGGTTAAGCCAGAAAAAATAGAGTGGCTTTTATCAGAATTTACACAAGAACACCTAGAAAGAAATATAAGATACACGCAAGATCGTTTGATTACAGGAGATGTGACTCACCCTCATTCCTACGTAGTAAAAGCGATTCAAAAAGATTATGCCCAGGTCTCACAGGAATCAAAACGCATTAACTCTAAAAAGGGTGCAAAAAAAGAATTAGTTCCAGATTTTATAGCACAAGCTAGAGATAAAGAACAAATTCTTAAGGATGCAACTTTAAAAGAGAAGCAAGAATCATTTTTAAAAGAAAATGGAACTCAAATAGAATTTGAAGAAAAGCTCTTGCAGTTTCAAGAATTAAAAAGAATGCTGATTCTAAGTTCAGATCAACCTACCCAAGAAGAAATAAAAAAAGCCCAAGAAGCAGGCTTACAAGAAGTCATTCGAAATATGGAAGAAGATTATAGTAAACGTGAAAAATTAGGCTTAGAACCAAGAATTGTTAAGGATTTTAAAAATAAAGAGTTAAAAAAAATGTATAAAAACTTTTTACAAAGTAAAGTTTTAAATAGAAATTAG
- a CDS encoding tyrosine-type recombinase/integrase has translation MSYLNNFILLGDFLSHLVESKKKASTISMYKHDLKQFFEWLNESHPNIPSEILPGDKKYYDEYFTYLKEKNLSEANLRRVASHLNGMLKYYSLTDDIGLLQATTKKQRALTDTDFITESDASILLDSVISHEHLSDIQLQIHKYIGPRNHSMFILMLRYGLTINEVVSLNIQDINFAQNTLTVNTGKSKRTLELSKHDKKTIYDYLLTIPLLFRPKDYTNDPLFISFHPQKMVYWYDYNLNKPKRISIIGTKRMIEREVKRSGIQAIVRSTHFRNSCILNKIHDGYSNEHIIYYFGLSSRHALYRFKRYLKTK, from the coding sequence GTGTCTTATTTGAATAACTTTATTTTGCTTGGAGATTTCTTATCTCATTTAGTTGAATCTAAAAAAAAGGCTTCTACAATATCAATGTATAAGCATGATCTAAAACAGTTTTTTGAATGGTTAAATGAATCTCATCCCAATATCCCTTCAGAAATTTTGCCAGGAGACAAGAAATATTACGACGAATACTTTACCTATTTAAAAGAAAAAAACTTGTCAGAAGCTAATCTGAGGCGTGTAGCATCACATTTAAATGGCATGTTAAAGTATTATAGCCTCACAGATGATATTGGACTTTTACAAGCAACAACAAAAAAACAACGAGCATTAACTGATACTGATTTTATAACTGAATCGGATGCTTCAATTCTTTTAGATTCAGTTATAAGTCACGAACATTTAAGTGATATTCAATTGCAGATACATAAATATATAGGTCCGCGTAACCATTCCATGTTCATCTTAATGCTTCGTTACGGTCTTACCATTAACGAAGTTGTATCTTTAAATATACAAGACATTAACTTTGCACAGAATACATTAACGGTAAACACAGGCAAATCAAAACGCACCTTAGAGCTTTCTAAACACGATAAGAAAACCATATATGATTACCTATTAACAATCCCTCTGTTATTTAGACCTAAGGATTATACAAATGATCCGTTATTTATTTCTTTTCATCCTCAAAAAATGGTTTATTGGTATGATTACAATTTAAATAAACCTAAAAGGATTAGTATAATCGGTACAAAACGTATGATTGAAAGAGAAGTCAAACGTTCAGGCATACAAGCAATTGTAAGATCTACTCACTTTCGAAACAGTTGTATACTTAACAAAATTCATGATGGATATTCAAACGAACACATTATTTATTACTTTGGATTGTCCAGCCGCCATGCTTTATATCGATTTAAGCGATATCTAAAGACAAAATAA